GCGTCGCGAGCGTCTTCGCGCCCGCGCAGTGATCGATGTGCCCGTGCGTGAGCAGCACCTTCTCGACCTGCACGTTCTGCCGCGCGACTTCCTGTTCGATCCGGTCGAGATCGCCGCCCGGATCGACGACGGCGGCGCGGCCCGTTTTCTCGCAGACGAGCAGCGAGCAGTTCTGCTGGAACGGCGTGACCGGAATGAGCGTGACTTTCATGGAGGCACCGGCGGCTAAAAGGAGCGATTGTACCGGTCGCGCGTGCCGCCTGCCGGTCGCGCGACGCGCGTCGCGGCGGACGCCTCCGGGCATTCCCGGAGCATGTCGATTGTTACGGCCATAGTGAGAATCAATGGTCCCCGACGGGCGCTTTTCGAGACAACCTTTTGGTTTATGTATAATGCGCCCCATTGCACGTGAATTTCACGCAATTCGCTGGTGTTTCGGCCCCGTTAAAAAAGGGGCGTCGGAGGCACCGTCAAGCATCAGCCGCCGGGGAGTCCGGCGGTGTATCCAGCACCGAATATTCGGTGCTCACGTCTTGTCCGGCCGGGTGCTGCGCGCCCGCCTGCGGCCCTGCTGCCGCGCCGCCGGATGGGGCCTGTGCCGCCGTTCCTGTGAGTCGGTCGTTTCGACGCGCGCGAACGTGAAGCCATGTTCGATGGCGGCATGTGGGGTCTGGTCAGGCTGTTGGGGACAGGTTGCGCCAGACGTGAAAGCTAATCAGGACGGTTGCGGCCTAGACGAAAGCCGCGCCCATGCTAGCCGCCTGCTCGCATCCGAGCGGGGCGTGCACGCATTTGCCGTCCGGGCCGCATATCCGCGCCGTGAATCGGTGTGATGAAGGCGCGGCCCGAACCAGAAGGCGACACGTCGATGAATTTACGTTTTCCGAGTCGATTCGGGACCATTGCATTGTTTTTTGCGCTGACGGGCTGCGCGGTGCCACCCAGCCAGACCACCGGTAGCGCGAACCAGAAGAACGCCGTCGACAAGACGGCCGCCGCCGCGAAGGCGGATAGCGACAAGCAGCTGAACTTTGATTCCGCGCTGGCATCGATGCCGGCTGCCGACAGCAAGGACGCGAAGAAGTCGTCGCTGGCGGACGCCGAGCCGATCGACGGCAAGGATGTGTCCGATTTCCGCCAGACGGGCCGCGCATCGTGGTACGGGCGGGACTTCCACGGCCGCCGCACCGCGAACGGCGAGCGCTTCAACATGAATGCACTCACCGCCGCACACCGCACGCTGCCGCTGTCGTCGTACATCAAGGTGACGAACGCGTCGACCGGCAAGTGGGTCGTCGTGAAGGTCAACGATCGCGGGCCGTTCAAGCGCGGTCGTGTGCTCGACCTGTCGTATGCGGCCGCCAAGATGATCGGCCTCGTGCACGCCGGCACGGGCCGCGTGAAGATCGAAGGGCTGTCGCCGCAGGAAGCGCGCGAGGCACGCGACGAAATGTTCGCGTCGGTCTCGGCGAAGTAACGCAGCGGCTCGACCGCTCATGCAAAAGGGCTGCCCGCGGGCAGCCCTTTGTCTTTCCTGCGCGGCGCGATGCCGGCGCCGGCTTCCCGGTGCCGGCCGCCTCGCGTGTCAGCTTTCGTCCTTCAGCGCCAGCGCACGCGCATACAGCGTGTTGCGCGACGCGCCCGTCAGCGCGGCCGCGAGCTTGGCCGCGCTCTTCACCGGCACCTCTTCCAGCAGCAGCTTGAGCAGCGCGTCGTGCGCGGTGTCGTCGGCTTCGCCGCTCGTCGCCGGTGCGCCTTCGACCACCAGCACGAACTCGCCGCGCTGCCGGTTCGCATCGCCGGCGAGCCAGGTCTGTCCTTCGGCCAGGGTGCCCTGGAACAACTGCTCGTGTAGCTTGGTGAGCTCGCGCGCGATCAGCAGCCGGCGCGCGGGGCCGAATGCGTCGGCGAGTGCGGCGACGGTTTCGGCGATCCGGTGCGGGGCCTCGTAGAACACCAGTGCATACGGGTGCGATACCAGCGCCTGCAGCGCGGTCGCGCGCTGCTTCGTCTTCGGCGGCAGGAAGCCCGCGAACGTGAACGCGCCGGCCCAGTCGCCGGCCACGCTCAGCGCGGTCACGGCCGCGCTCGCGCCCGGCAGCGGAATCACCGCGAAGCCGGCGGCGCGCACCGCGTCGACGAGCCGCGCGCCGGGATCCGAGATGCCGGGCGTGCCGGCGTCCGATACATAGGCCACGCGCTCGCCGCCGCGCAGCAGTTCGATCACGCGTTGCGCGGCTTCGCGTTCGTTGTGCTCGTGCACGGCGACGAGCGGTTTCGAGATCCCGTAGCGGGCGAGCAGCTGGCCCGTGTTGCGGGTGTCTTCGGCCGCGATGCGGTCGGCGAGGCCGAGCACGTGCAGCGCGCGCAGCGTGATGTCGGCGGTGTTGCCGATCGGCGTGGCGACCACGTAGAGCGCGGCGTCCGGGTAGTGCTGCGTGTGCGCGAGTTCGAGGAGGGCAGTCATGGCAGGCAATGCGCGCAATCGCGGCGCAAGCGGAACAAGGACGGCATTGTGCCACGCGGCGCCGGCCCGGCCGGGCGACGGGCGCGGTTTGGTGCGCGCCGGCGACAACTTTTCGGATGCGGCGCGATCCAAACCGGTCGGCGCGGCATTCGAGCTGCGCGCGCGGCAGTTTCTCGAACGCCGCGGCCTCGGGTTCGTCGCGGCGAACGTGACGATGCGCGGTGGCGAGCTCGATCTCGTGATGCGCGAGCCTGACGGCATGCTCGTGTTCGTCGAGGTGCGCGCGCGGCGCAGCGTCCGGCATGGCGGCGCGGCCGCGAGCGTCGGCTGGCGCAAGCGGCGTCGCCTGGTGGCGGCCGCGCTCCAGTTCTGGGCGCGGCACGGCGCCGGCGCCGCGTGCCGCTTCGACGTCGTCGCGTTCGAGGCCGGCCGGCTCGCGTGGCTGCGCGACGCATTTCGTGCCGACGATGCGTAGCGGCGAGCTGTGACGAGATGTAAAGAGTTCTTGCCGGACCGCCGGAGAGGGTGCCGGAGTACGGTAAACTCGCCGCACCCACGATGTCGCGCGATGCGTGCCACGCGCCCAGTTCACCAGGAATCGATGTCAGTCGAACGTATTCAGCAACATTTCCGCGACAGCGCCGCGCTTCACGCCGAAGCGGCCGACGCGCTGTCGCTGCCGATCGCAGCCGCGGTCGATGCGATGTTCGCCGCGCTGGCGAACGGCAACAAGATCGTCGCGTGCGGTGACGGCCCGTCAGCCGCCGCCGCGCATTACCTCGCCGTGTCACTCGTCGGCGGCTTCGAGCGCGAGCGCCCGGGCCTGCCCGCGATCGCGCTGGCCACCGATGCGTCGCAGGGCGGCCTCGCGGGCGCGGTGTCCGCCGATCAGCTGTTCGCGCAGCAGGTGCGCGTGCTCGGCCAGACCGGCGACATCCTGCTGGTGCTCGATCCGGCCGGCGCGTCGCCGCGCGTGCTGGCGGCGATCGACGAAGCGCACGAGCGCGAGATGACCGTCGTCGCGCTGACGGGCGGCGACGGCCATGCGGTCGCCGCCGCGCTGTCCGATACCGATATTCCGATCAGCGTGCCCGCCGTTCGCGCGGCGCGCATCCACGAAGTCCATCTGCTGACCATCCACTGCCTGTGCGACGGCATCGACGCGATGCTGCTGGGTGAGGATTGAACGAAGGAGAGCCGTCGATGAATCAAAGCCGCGTCAAACAGACGCTCGTCAGAACCACGCTGCTCGCTGCGCTGACGGCGGGCCTCGCCGTGTCGCTGCAAGGTTGTGTGCTCGGGGTCGTGGGCGCAGCGGCCGGCGGCGGCGCGCTGATCGCGACCGATCGCCGTACGCTCGGCGCGCAGACGGAAGATCGCGAGATCCAGGTCAAGTCGCTCACGCAGATCAACAACGGGCTGCCCGACCAGTCGCACGTGAACGTGACGGTGTTCAACCGCCGCGTGCTGCTGACGGGCGAAGTGCCGAACGATGCATCGAAGCAGCGCGCCGAGGAAATCGTGCGCGGCATCAACAACGTGAACGGCATCGTCAACGAGCTGTCGGTCGAGCCGGCGTCGTCGCTGTCGTCGCGCGCGAACGACTCGTACCTCGAAGGGCGCGTGAAGTCCGAGCTGATTGCGACGAAGGGCATCTCGTCGAACTACTACAAGGTCGTCAGCGAACGCGGCAACCTTTACCTGATGGGGCTCGTGACGGTCGACGAGGGCAATCGCGGCGCGGAAGCCGCCAGCCAGGTGCCGGGCGTCGAGAAGGTCGTGAAGGTGTTCCAGTACGTGAAGCCGCAGGACGCGCAGGCGCTGCAGAACGCGTCGCCCGCGAGCGGCGCATCTGGCGCGCAGGCTGCCGCCGCGCCGGCGGATACCGCGACGGTGGGCGCCGTGCCCGACGCGTCGGTGCAGTCCGCGCCGCTGCAGCCGCCCGCGCCGATCTCGAATTCGTCGAACGTGCACCCGGGCAACCCGAAGGCCCCGGCGCAATGAAGAACAGGCAGATGAAGCAGATGAAACAGTGGATGGTGCAGGGCGTCGCGGCCGCGGCGCTCGCGATTGGCGCGCTGGGCGTCGCGCATGCGGATGTCGGTGACGGCCTGAAGGTCGCGCGCGGCAACGCCTGCATGGGCTGCCACGCGATCGACCGCAAGCTCGTCGGCCCGTCGTTCAAGGATATCGCCGCCCGCTACAAGGCCGATCCGCAGGCCGTGGCCAAGCTGTCGAAGAAGGTGAAGGAGGGCGGCTCGGGCGTCTGGGGCGCCATTCCGATGCCCGCGCACCCGCGCATGAGCGACGCCGACGTGCGTTCGGTGGTCGAATGGGTGCTGGCTGGCGCGCCGTCAAAGTAAGGTGTCAGGGGCGATTCAACCCCTATTGCCAAGCGCGGAAATGCGTGTGTATGATGGTTGACTGTTGGGGCGGTAGCTCAGCTGGGAGAGCGTCGCGTTCGCAATGCGAAGGTCGGGAGTTCGATCCTCCTCCGCTCCACCAACGGAATTCGAAGGGCTCGATCGCAAGATCGGGCCTTTTTGTTTGTGTGGGTCCGCGATGGCAGGCCGGGCCAGGCACCGTACTCGACGTGGCGGAGTGGGTCGACCGGTGGCCGGTCAGTCAGGTCAGCAGTTCGTGCGCGAGCCTGAACGTCGGCACCGCCAACGCGGCGAACGCCACCGTCATGACCGCGAGAATCACTGTTCTCTTCCGCAGCAGCGCGAAGATGACGAACGACAGCGCATAGAACGCGCAGGTCAGCAGGATGATCCACCAGAGCGCCGCGTAGCCGGCGCCGCCTTCGAAGTTCGATACGTTCCGCGTCATCAGCGTCGCGCCGTAACCGGCGGCGGTCATGCTCGCGGGCAGGCCCAGCACCGAATACAGGATGTAGACGACCAGCTGTCGCGGTGTCGGATCGGAAGACGTCATGACGGATGGTTCTTATTCGGGTGGACGGGCCGCCGAACCGGTCGCCACGCGGGCAGGTTCAGGCAGCCAGCAGGATGCGGGCGTTTCCGATGTTTGGCAACCACCCGCCGCTGCCCGCCGCCGCCTTCACCCCCGCCCGAAACTCGGCCGCTTCGGATCGTACGTCCACCCCGGCACGAGATAGCGCATCGCGACCGCGTCGTCGCGCGCCGTGCCGCCGACTTGCCGATAAAGCGCATGCGCGGCCTCGACCTGCGCCATGTCGAGCTCGATCCCGAGCCCCGGCCGCTCCGGCACGGCCACCTGGCCCCCGACGATCTTCAGCGGCTCGCGCGTGAGCCGCGCATCGCCTTCCTGCCAGATCCAGTGCGTGTCGATCGCGGTGATCGTGCCGGGCGCGGCCGCCGCCGCATGCGTGAACATCGCGAGCGACACGTCGAAGTGGTTGTTCGAGTGCGAACCCCACGTGAGCCCCCAGTCGCGGCACAGCTGCGCGAGCCGCACCGAGCCCTGCATCGTCCAGAAATGCGGGTCGGCGAGCGGGATGTCGACCGCCTGCAGCCGCACCGCATGATCCATCTGCCGCCAGTCGGTCGCGATCATGTTGGTCGCGGTCGGGATTCCCGTCGCGCGGCGGAATTCGGCCATCACCTCGCGGCCCGAATAGCCGCCTTCCGGCCCGCACGGATCTTCCGCATACGCGAGCAGGTGGCCTTGTCCGCGGCATAGCGCGACGGCCTCGTCGAGCGACCACGCGCCGTTCGGGTCGAGCGTCGCGCGGGCGTCGGGGAAGCGTGCCTTGATCGCGGCGATCGCTTCCATCTCGTCGGCGCCGGCCATCACGCCGCCCTTCAGCTTGAAATCGGCGAAGCCGTAGCGATCGACTGCGGCCTCGGCCTGCCGCGCGATCGCGGCCGGCGTGAGCGCTTCCTCGTTGCGCAGCCGGAACCATGCATCCGACGCCTGCGCCTCGTCGCGATACGGCAGGTCGGTGCGGCCGCGATCGCCGAGATAGAACAGGTACGCGAGCATCGGCACCGCATCGCGCTGCTGCCCTTCACCGAGCAGCGCCGCGACCGGCACGTCGAGATGCTGGCCGAGCAGGTCGAGCAGCGCGGCCTCGATCGCGGTGATCACGTTGTCGAGCCGCAGGTTGATCTCGTGCGGCTGGCGCAGCACCGCGGCTTCGCCGGCCGACGTCACCTCGTGCCGGATCGTGCGGCCCGCACCCGCGCCCGCTCCGGACAGCGTCGCGCGCACCACGTTGAGCGTCGCCTGGTAGCGTCCGATCGACTGGCCGACCACGAGATCCGTCATGCGCTCGAGCGCGTGGCGGATGCCTTCGCCGCCTGGCACTTCGCCGACGCCCGTGTGTCCGCTGCTGTCGTCGAGGATCACGAGGTTGCGCGTGAAGTACGGCGCGTGCGCGCCGCACAGGTTGAGCAGCATGCTGTCGCGGCCGGCGACGGGAATCACCTGCATGCGCGTGACGCGCGGGGTGCCGGCACGGCGGGAATCGGACATCGGCTCGCTCCTGGTTCCGGTGGGGCACGGGCCGCCGGCTGCGCCGGCGCGGCCCGCGCCGTTCATTGAAGCTCGACGCGGCGGATCTCGCCGACGACGAACAGGTAGCAGATCACGGCGACGAGCGCGTGCGCGACCACGTAGACGAGCGCGCCGTTGAACGAGCCGCTGCGGTCGACGATGTAGCCGATCGCGATCGGCGTCGTGATGCTGGAGAGGTTGCCGCACGTGTTGAGCAGCGCGCCGCTCAGGCCCGCGATCTGGCGCGGCGCGGTGTCGGCGTTGACGGCCCAGCCGAGCGCGCCGAGCCCCTTGCCGAAGAACGACAGCGCCATGAACAGCACGACGAGCACGTGCGAATCGGTGTAGTTGCAGACGATCATCGACATCGACAGCAGCATGCCGACCACGATCGGCACCTTGCGCGCGACCGACAGCGAGCGGCCCTGCTTGAGCAGCCCGTCGGACACGACGCCGCCGAGAATCCCGCCGAGGAACCCGCACACGGCCGGGATCGACGCGACGAGCCCCGCGTTGAGGATCGACATCCCGCGCGCCTGCACGAGATAGACGGGAAACCACGTGATGAAGAAATAGGTGAGCGCGTTGATGCAGTACTGCGCGACGTACACGCCGATCAGCATCCGGCTCTTCAGCAGCGCCTTCACGTGGCGCATCGACGGGCCGCCGTCGCGGCCGCCGGTCGCCTGGTCGATGTTGACGAGCGCGCCGCCTTCGGCGAGGTAGTCGAGCTCCGCGCGGTTGATGGTCGGGTGGTCCTTCGGGTCGTACATCGTGCGGTTCCACACCAGGACGAACGCGAAGCCGAGCACGCCCATCACCGCGAACACCGACTGCCAGCCGAACGCGTGCACGAGCCAGCCCATCAGCGGCGCGAACACGACGGTCGCCGCGTACTGCGCGGCGTTGAAGATCGCCGACGCGGTGCCGCGTTCGGGCGCAGGGAACCACGCGGACACGATCCGGCTGTTGGCCGGGAACGACGGCGCCTCGGCCGCGCCGACCAGGAAGCGCAGCCCGAACAGCAGCGCGAACGCGGCCGCGCCGCCGAAGAAGCCGATCCCGCCTTGCAGCAGCGTGAACAGCGACCAGAAGAAGATGCTGAACGCATAGACGATGCGCGACCCGTAGCGGTCGAGCAGCCAGCCGCCCGGCAGTTGCGCGACCACGTACGACCAGCCGAACGCGGAAAAGATGAAGCCCATCTGCACGTGGCTCAGGTGCAGCGCGCGGGCGAGGCTCGGGCCGGCGATCGCGATCGCCGCGCGATCCGCGTAGTTGATCGTCGTGACCGCGAACAGGACGGCCAGCACCAGCCAGCGCACGCGCGTGCGCCGGGCCGTTGCCGACGCGGACGCCGGCAGCGCTTGAAGCGGATTCATGACTGTCTCCTCCGAAGGGCGGAAGGTGCCGTCGTGCGGCAGGCGCGTCGATGCGCGCCATTCGTATGGGGGCTGCCGGCCGGAGGCCGGACGCCGCTACCGCAGGGCAGGGCGTCCGGGCCATTCTGTCATGGCGAAATTTGCGCCTTCATGCCAATTGCTGACTTGATCGATTCAGCAATTGAATCGATCAGCCAATTGGCCCAAGGCCGTGCCATGGCTTGCTGGAATATTTTTACCCGGATAATATTGACATCCAATTTATACCCGTATAAAAATAGCGTCATTCCGATTCCAGCCCGCGGGGCGATCACGATGACCACCACCACACTGCTCCCTTCCTACACGGCCTTCGACGGCCACCGGCGGCTCGCGTCGGGGCCGCTCGCGACGGTCGCGCTCGCGGTCCGGCAGGCCGCCGGCGATGCGATGCCCGGCACGATCCTGATCTTCGACGATGCGACGGGCCGCTCGATCGACCTCGACCTGCGCGGCACGGCGGACGAAATCCGCGCGCGCTACGCACCGCCGTCGGGCGATACGGCCAGCGCCGCCGGCGAGCTGGCCGGCGACGGCGCGGGCGAACAGCGCGGCCGCGGCCGGCCGAAGCTCGGCGTCGTGTCGCGCGAGGTCACGCTGCTGCCGCGTCACTGGGAATGGCTGGCCACGCAGCCCGGCGGCGCGTCGGTCGCGTTGCGCAAGCTTGTCGAGGACGCACGGCGCACCCATGCGGAAGCCGACCGGCGACGCGACGCGCAGGCGCGCGCCTACCACTTCATGTCGGCGATGGCGGGCGACCTGCCCGGTTTCGAGGAGGCCGCGCGCGCGCTGTATGCGAACGACCTGACACGCGTCGCCGAGCTGATCGCCGGCTGGCCGGACGACGTGCGCGACCATGCGCTCGCGCTGGCACGCGGCGAACTGCCGCCGTCCACCGAAGACTGCCGACAGGAGCATCGGACGCCATGACCGCATTCGATCTGAATCGCGGCGCGATCGCGCCGGTTGCCGACGAGGTCGATCTCGTCGAGCTGCGCGTGACCGGCACGATCCCGCACGAACTCGCCGGCACGTTGCTGCGCAACGGCCCGAATCCGCCGGGCGGCCGTTTCGAAGGAAACGACATGCTGTCGTGGTGGCCGGAAGCCGCGATGCTGCACGCGATCGCGTTCGAAGGCGGCCGCGCGACCGGCTACCGGAACCGCTGGGCGCGCACGCAGCGCTGGGCCGCCGTGCATGCGCCTGAAGCGGCATCGCAGCTGCCCGACACCAACCCGAACGTGAACGTGCTGCAGCATGCCGGCGAATTGCTCGCACTGGCGGAGGGCGGCGCGCCGTTCGCGATCACGGCCGCGCTCGATTCGCTCGGTGTGCCGGCGCGGCACGCGGGCCTCGGCGGCGGGATGACCGCGCATCCGAAGGTCGATCCGGTGACCGGCGAGCTGATTGCGTTCCGCGCGGACTGGCGCGCACCGTGGCTGCGCTACGGTGTCGCCGATGCGCAGGGCGTGCAGCGCGTCGATCTCGAGATCGCGCTGAACGCGCCGTCGATGATGCACGACCTCGCGATCACCGAAACCCGCAGCCTGCTGCTCGACCTGAACGTCGGCTACGACTTTTCGCTGCTGAAGCACGGCCACCGGATGCCGCTGCGCTGGCACGACGACCGGCCCGCGCGCATCGGCGTGCTCCCGCGCCACGGCGGCGCGGTGCGCTGGTTCGACGTCGAGCCGTGCTTCATCCTGCACGTCGTGAACGCGTACGACTGCGACGCGTCGTGCATCGTGCTCGATGCGGTGCGCTATCCGTCGTTCCTGCGGTTCGACGCGGGCACGGGCCGCTTCGCCGACAACCCGGTCGGCGAGCTGTGGCGCTACGTGATCGATACGGCGAACGGGCTGATCGACGAAGGGCCGCTCGCCGACGGCGGCATCGAGATGCCGCGCATCAACGAAAGCCGGACGGGGCGCCGCTACCGCTACCTGTATGCGGTCGAGCAGCCGAATCCTGTGGAAATGCGCGGCGTGATGCGCTTCGACCACGCGAGCGGCACGACGACGCACTACGCGGTGCCGCCCGGCGACCAGAACAGCGAGCCGGTGTTCGTGCCGCGCCCGGGCGGCGCGAACGAGGACGACGGCTGGCTGCTGGTGATGGTCTACCGCGCGGCGACCGATACGAGTGACGTCGTGATCCTCGATGCGCGCGCGATCGACGCGGGGCCGGTCGCCACCGTGCACCTGCCGCGCCGCGTGCCGGCCGGGTTCCACGGCGCGTGGGTGCCGCGCGAACGTTGAACGTGAGCGGCGGCGCGCGTCACTGCGCGCGCAGCGCATCGACGATTTTCAGCCGCGCGGCGCGCATCGCCGGCAGGAACCCGCCGACGAGCCCCATCACCAGTGAGAACAGCAGCGTCTTCACGACGATCGCGGGCGTCAACACGAAGCGGAACGACAGGTCGGCGAAGGTTTGAAAGTTGGTCGTCGAGAACGACGCGAACTGCATCAGCGACGCGCACGCGAGCCCCGCCACACCGCCGACGAAGCCGAGCAGCAGCGCTTCCAGCAGGAACGCGGCGAGCACGTTCGTGCGCTTGAAGCCGAGCGCGCGCAGCGTGCCGATCTCGGCGACGCGGTTCGCGACCGACGCATACATCGTGATCATCGCGCCGATCATCGCGGCGATCGAGAAGATCGTCGACAGCGTGATGCCGAGGATGTTGATGAACGTCGACAGCGCCCTCGACTGATCGCCGTAGAAGGTCTGTTCGCGTTTCGCCTCGTCGGTGAGGCGCGGGTCGACGTCGATGTCGGCCTTGAAGCGCGCGAAGCCGTCGGCACTCGGGATGCGCAGCACCATCGACGAATAGCTGGTGCGCCGGAACGACTGCATCAGCTGGTCGACGTCGCCCCAGATCTCCGAATCGAAGCCGCTGCCGCCCGCGTCGAAGATGCCGACGATGGTCCAGTCGCGCTGCGCGAAATGCAGGCTGTCGCCGAGCTGCGTGCCGCTGAAGCCCTTCGCGATCGCGCTGCCGACGATGATTTCCGACGAGCCGGGCGCGAACATGCGGCCGGCGACGAGCTTCACGTGCGGGCGCAGCGCGAGGCCGGACGGCGACACGCCGCGGATCACGACGTTCGACGGCTTGCCGGTCGAGGTCTTCACCAGCGAGATCAGCACGACCGCTTCCTTCGACACGAGCGGCCGGCCGTCGGGGCCGAGTGCGACGGCCGGATGCATTTCGAGCGCATTGGCCTGCTGGTGGTCGATCGAGCTCTGGATCTCGGTTTCGGCGCCCTTGCGGATCACCACCGCGTTGTCGGGTTCGCCGGTCGACACGAGCGTCTGCGTGAGCCCCGCGTCGAGCATCTGCACGGTCGCGAACACGAAGATCACGAGCGCCATCCCGCCGGCGGTCAGCGCGGTGGTGAGCCGTCGGGTCCACAGGTTGCGCGCGATGTAGTTGAGCGGGATCGCCATGGGCCAACCTAACCGATTGCCCGGAGGCCTTCGACGACGCGCACGCGCGCCGCCTGCCACGCCGGCACGATCGCCGCCGCGAAGCCGACCGCGACCGAGCACGCGGCCTGCAGCACGACCGTCTCGGTGGACACCTTGAACACCGGGAAGATGCCGCCGGCCGCCTGCTTGAAGAGACTCGCGGCGGGCGGCGTCGCGAGGATCCCGAGCCCGCCGCCGGCCACCGCGATCACGACCGATTCGCCGAACACGATCAGCGCGAGGAAGCCGGGGCCGAAGCCGAGCGCCTTCAGCGTCGCGTATTCGGCTGTGCGCTCGCGCGCGCTCATTGCCATCGCGTTGGCCATCACGGCCATGATGATCAGGATCACCACATACGACACGAGGCGGATCGCCGCGATGATCTGGTTCGACATCGCGACGAAGCCGAGCTGGAACGCCTGCTCGGTTTCGGTCAGCGTCTCGGCGAGCGAGTTCTTGAACACCGCGTCGACGTGGCGCGCGATCGACGCGCCGTCGTCGGGGTTCGCGACGCCGAGCACGAATACGCCGACCTGGTCGGCCTGCTTCGGCGTGCGCTGGCGCACCGTCTCGTTCAGGTATTCCCAGTGGAACACCAGCTGCCGCGTGATCGTCGAGTCGTCGCGGCCGTCCAGGATGCCGCGCACGACGAAATCCCATGTGCCCGGGTAGATCGTGCCCTTCAGCGGGATCACGTCGCCGATCTTGAAGCCGAATTGCGTCGCGAGCTGGCGGCCGACGAGGCAGCCGCGGCGGTCGCGATCGTAGTCGGCGCGCTGCTGCGCCGGGATGATGAATTCCGGGTACAGGTCGAGATAGTTGTCCGATACCGCGAAGCTCGCGAAGAAGTTCTTCGGGTCGCGGTAGATGCCGCCGAACCAGTTCGAGCGGACCACGGCCGTCACGCCTTCGACGCCGCGGATCCGGTTCTCGTAGCTGACAGGCAGCGGAAACACGAGCGAGATCGCGTTGCGCGTGACGAGCCGCCCGCTGGAGGCAGCGGCCGCGCCCGCGTACCACGCGTCGACCACGGTGTG
The nucleotide sequence above comes from Burkholderia sp. HI2500. Encoded proteins:
- a CDS encoding SIS domain-containing protein, with the protein product MSVERIQQHFRDSAALHAEAADALSLPIAAAVDAMFAALANGNKIVACGDGPSAAAAHYLAVSLVGGFERERPGLPAIALATDASQGGLAGAVSADQLFAQQVRVLGQTGDILLVLDPAGASPRVLAAIDEAHEREMTVVALTGGDGHAVAAALSDTDIPISVPAVRAARIHEVHLLTIHCLCDGIDAMLLGED
- a CDS encoding c-type cytochrome codes for the protein MKNRQMKQMKQWMVQGVAAAALAIGALGVAHADVGDGLKVARGNACMGCHAIDRKLVGPSFKDIAARYKADPQAVAKLSKKVKEGGSGVWGAIPMPAHPRMSDADVRSVVEWVLAGAPSK
- a CDS encoding enolase C-terminal domain-like protein, producing the protein MSDSRRAGTPRVTRMQVIPVAGRDSMLLNLCGAHAPYFTRNLVILDDSSGHTGVGEVPGGEGIRHALERMTDLVVGQSIGRYQATLNVVRATLSGAGAGAGRTIRHEVTSAGEAAVLRQPHEINLRLDNVITAIEAALLDLLGQHLDVPVAALLGEGQQRDAVPMLAYLFYLGDRGRTDLPYRDEAQASDAWFRLRNEEALTPAAIARQAEAAVDRYGFADFKLKGGVMAGADEMEAIAAIKARFPDARATLDPNGAWSLDEAVALCRGQGHLLAYAEDPCGPEGGYSGREVMAEFRRATGIPTATNMIATDWRQMDHAVRLQAVDIPLADPHFWTMQGSVRLAQLCRDWGLTWGSHSNNHFDVSLAMFTHAAAAAPGTITAIDTHWIWQEGDARLTREPLKIVGGQVAVPERPGLGIELDMAQVEAAHALYRQVGGTARDDAVAMRYLVPGWTYDPKRPSFGRG
- a CDS encoding septal ring lytic transglycosylase RlpA family protein, with the protein product MNLRFPSRFGTIALFFALTGCAVPPSQTTGSANQKNAVDKTAAAAKADSDKQLNFDSALASMPAADSKDAKKSSLADAEPIDGKDVSDFRQTGRASWYGRDFHGRRTANGERFNMNALTAAHRTLPLSSYIKVTNASTGKWVVVKVNDRGPFKRGRVLDLSYAAAKMIGLVHAGTGRVKIEGLSPQEAREARDEMFASVSAK
- a CDS encoding MFS transporter; the protein is MNPLQALPASASATARRTRVRWLVLAVLFAVTTINYADRAAIAIAGPSLARALHLSHVQMGFIFSAFGWSYVVAQLPGGWLLDRYGSRIVYAFSIFFWSLFTLLQGGIGFFGGAAAFALLFGLRFLVGAAEAPSFPANSRIVSAWFPAPERGTASAIFNAAQYAATVVFAPLMGWLVHAFGWQSVFAVMGVLGFAFVLVWNRTMYDPKDHPTINRAELDYLAEGGALVNIDQATGGRDGGPSMRHVKALLKSRMLIGVYVAQYCINALTYFFITWFPVYLVQARGMSILNAGLVASIPAVCGFLGGILGGVVSDGLLKQGRSLSVARKVPIVVGMLLSMSMIVCNYTDSHVLVVLFMALSFFGKGLGALGWAVNADTAPRQIAGLSGALLNTCGNLSSITTPIAIGYIVDRSGSFNGALVYVVAHALVAVICYLFVVGEIRRVELQ
- a CDS encoding BON domain-containing protein gives rise to the protein MNQSRVKQTLVRTTLLAALTAGLAVSLQGCVLGVVGAAAGGGALIATDRRTLGAQTEDREIQVKSLTQINNGLPDQSHVNVTVFNRRVLLTGEVPNDASKQRAEEIVRGINNVNGIVNELSVEPASSLSSRANDSYLEGRVKSELIATKGISSNYYKVVSERGNLYLMGLVTVDEGNRGAEAASQVPGVEKVVKVFQYVKPQDAQALQNASPASGASGAQAAAAPADTATVGAVPDASVQSAPLQPPAPISNSSNVHPGNPKAPAQ
- a CDS encoding DUF2239 family protein; protein product: MTTTTLLPSYTAFDGHRRLASGPLATVALAVRQAAGDAMPGTILIFDDATGRSIDLDLRGTADEIRARYAPPSGDTASAAGELAGDGAGEQRGRGRPKLGVVSREVTLLPRHWEWLATQPGGASVALRKLVEDARRTHAEADRRRDAQARAYHFMSAMAGDLPGFEEAARALYANDLTRVAELIAGWPDDVRDHALALARGELPPSTEDCRQEHRTP
- a CDS encoding YraN family protein, whose protein sequence is MCHAAPARPGDGRGLVRAGDNFSDAARSKPVGAAFELRARQFLERRGLGFVAANVTMRGGELDLVMREPDGMLVFVEVRARRSVRHGGAAASVGWRKRRRLVAAALQFWARHGAGAACRFDVVAFEAGRLAWLRDAFRADDA
- the rsmI gene encoding 16S rRNA (cytidine(1402)-2'-O)-methyltransferase, with amino-acid sequence MTALLELAHTQHYPDAALYVVATPIGNTADITLRALHVLGLADRIAAEDTRNTGQLLARYGISKPLVAVHEHNEREAAQRVIELLRGGERVAYVSDAGTPGISDPGARLVDAVRAAGFAVIPLPGASAAVTALSVAGDWAGAFTFAGFLPPKTKQRATALQALVSHPYALVFYEAPHRIAETVAALADAFGPARRLLIARELTKLHEQLFQGTLAEGQTWLAGDANRQRGEFVLVVEGAPATSGEADDTAHDALLKLLLEEVPVKSAAKLAAALTGASRNTLYARALALKDES